TAATTTAGTTTGATGAGAAAGAGGAAAAACATAAATGAGAAAATAACTGATTCATTTCCATAATGCCCTGAAATTGAATTAGTGTGTATATATCCAGCACTAACAGCAAGAGTTGACCTCTTCAGCTACTGATTTCTCTCCTCCAGGCCATAAGGGGGCGCTGTTTATTTTGGAACCCATTTTAACAGTTTCATTCTGAATGCTGTCCGTCCCAAGCCTCTTCTGTGTTTCAGAGGCCATTGTTAAAAATGCCTTCTCTACGTTGTTTGCATTCTTGGCACTTGTCTCCAAAAGTGGCATTTTGAGTGAGTCAGCAAATTCCTAAAAAACATCATTGCTTAGATATGCAAACCCTACTGAACAGACTTAACCATTTGTAAATGAGCCGAGGGATTTACCTTTGCTGTGGTAAAGTCCACCACTTTTTTTGAGGCAAGATCACTCTTGTTCCCTACTAGCAACTTGGAGACATTTTCACATGCATAGCGATCAATTTCTTCTAACCATTGCTTTACGTTGTTGAAAGATTCCTGTTATAATCAAAGAATGTGATTAAAGCAAACATAAACAtgcaataaaaactaaatatcaAAGTTTCTAAGGCTTTACCTGGTCGGTGACATCATAGACAATTATAATCCCATGCGCTCCTCGATAATAACTGGATGTTATGGTGCGAAATCGCTCCTGTCCTGCTGTATCCCACTTCAGGACAGGTAAACAGCATAGAAAATTATTAAGCACAAATCAAACATTTAATGTTTGCTGAGGTTTGAGAAGTTTCGACTTGTAAATATATGAAAATCCagcttgtcatttttttgtgattccTGCATGACATCCTACATATTGTAATgatcactgtaaaaatataaccttctTGATATCTTAAATATTGACTCAGTAAAGCcatgtcaaagactgaaatcaatATACATAAATCTGTGATATATCAATCTTTGATGTTCCTACCAACAT
This sequence is a window from Misgurnus anguillicaudatus chromosome 24, ASM2758022v2, whole genome shotgun sequence. Protein-coding genes within it:
- the LOC129438213 gene encoding ras-related protein ORAB-1, coding for MNPEYDYLFKLLLIGDSGVGKSCLLLRFADDTYTESYISTIGVDFKIRTIEMDGKTVKLQIWDTAGQERFRTITSSYYRGAHGIIIVYDVTDQESFNNVKQWLEEIDRYACENVSKLLVGNKSDLASKKVVDFTTAKEFADSLKMPLLETSAKNANNVEKAFLTMASETQKRLGTDSIQNETVKMGSKINSAPLWPGGEKSVAEEVNSCC